In one Acomys russatus chromosome 15, mAcoRus1.1, whole genome shotgun sequence genomic region, the following are encoded:
- the P2ry1 gene encoding P2Y purinoceptor 1: MTEVPWLAVPNGTDAVFLTGLGSPWGNSTVAATSIFRCSLIKTGFQFYYLPGVYILVFIIGFLGNSVAIWMFVFHMKPWSGISVYMFNLALADFLYVLTLPALIFYYFNKTDWIFGDAMCKLQRFIFHVNLYGSILFLTCISAHRYSGVVYPLKSLGRLKKKNAIYVSLLVWLIVVAAISPILFYSGTGIRKNKTITCYDTTSDEYLRSYFIYSMCTTVAMFCIPLVLILGCYGLIVRALIYKDLDNSPLRRKSIYLVIIVLTVFAVSYIPFHVMKTMNLRARLDFQTPEMCDFNDRVYATYQVTRGLASLNSCVDPILYFLAGDTFRRRLSRATRKASRRSEANLQSKSEEMTLNILSEFKQSGDTSL, from the coding sequence ATGACCGAGGTGCCTTGGCTAGCTGTCCCCAATGGGACAGATGCAGTCTTCCTGACTGGTCTGGGCTCGCCTTGGGGAAACAGTACAGTCGCTGCCACTTCAATATTCCGATGTTCCCTGATCAAGACAGGTTTCCAATTTTACTACCTGCCGGGGGTCTACATCTTAGTGTTCATCATCGGCTTCCTTGGCAACAGCGTGGCTATCTGGATGTTCGTTTTCCACATGAAGCCTTGGAGCGGCATCTCCGTGTATATGTTCAACTTGGCCCTGGCTGACTTTTTGTATGTGCTCACCCTGCCAGCCCTCATCTTTTACTACTTCAACAAGACTGACTGGATCTTCGGGGATGCTATGTGCAAGCTGCAGAGATTCATCTTCCATGTAAACCTCTATGGCAGCATTTTGTTCCTCACCTGCATCAGCGCACACAGGTACAGCGGCGTGGTGTACCCACTCAAGTCACTGGGCAGGCTCAAGAAGAAGAATGCCATTTATGTCAGCTTACTGGTGTGGCTCATTGTGGTGGCGGCCATCTCCCCCATTCTCTTCTACTCTGGCACTGGGATTcggaaaaataaaaccatcaccTGCTACGATACCACCTCCGATGAGTACCTGCGCAGTTACTTCATTTACAGTATGTGCACAACGGTGGCCATGTTCTGCATCCCCTTGGTGCTGATCTTGGGCTGTTATGGATTAATTGTTAGAGCTTTGATTTACAAAGACTTGGACAACTCTCCTCTCAGAAGGAAATCCATTTACCTGGTGATAATTGTCCTGACTGTGTTTGCTGTGTCTTACATCCCTTTCCACGTGATGAAAACGATGAATTTGCGGGCACGGCTGGATTTCCAGACCCCAGAAATGTGTGATTTCAACGACAGGGTTTATGCCACTTACCAGGTGACAAGGGGTCTAGCAAGTCTCAACAGCTGCGTGGACCCCATTCTTTATTTCTTGGCTGGAGATACTTTCCGAAGGAGACTGTCCCGGGCCACCAGGAAAGCTTCCAGGAGGAGTGAGGCCAATTTGCAATCCAAGAGTGAAGAAATGACTCTCAATATTTTATCTGAGTTCAAGCAGAGTGGAGACACAAGTCTGTGA